The sequence below is a genomic window from Thioalkalivibrio sp. ALJ12.
CCGACACCACGTTTCCGGACGGAGCCGGGGTGGCGGTGCATGCCCTGCGCGACGCGGTGGCCCGGGACGATCGCGCCTGGGGACGTTTCGACGTCCGCCTGTCGGGCGGTCGCGGAATATTCGCGCTGATCGCCGCGATGATGAACCTGCGCTCGCGTCTGAGCGGGATCGCGACCGGGGATCAGGGCATATTCATTACACGCTCGGCGTTCGATGCCGTAGGCGGCTGGCCGGACCAGCCGCTGATGGAGGACATCGAGCTCTCGCGGCGGCTGAAGCGATCGGTGGGGCGCCCAAGGTGCCTGCGCGCGTGGCTGGTCACGTCGTCCCGGCGCTGGGAGCGGCAGGGCGCATGGCGCACGATCTGGCTGATGTGGCGGTTGCGCCTGGCCTACTGGCTGGGTGCAAACCCGGACGGGCTGGCGCGACTTTATCGTGGTGATGCCTGAACGTCGGCCGACGGATGCGCCGCGCGTGCTGGTCTTTGCCCGCGTGCCCGAGCCGGGCCGGACCAAGACGCGGCTGATTCCCGCGCTGGGTGCCAAGGGCGCCGCACGGCTGCACGAGCGGCTGCTGGAGCACGCGCTGGACGTGGCCCGTCAGGTGGCACCGGACCATGTGGAGCTGTGGTGCACCCCGGATGCCGATCATCCGTTCCTCGAGCGTTGTGCGGAACGCTTTGGCTGTTCCCTGCACAGCCAGGTGGGTGATGACCTCGGGGCCCGCATGCGCCATGCACTGGAGGTGGGGCCGTTTCCGGCACTGGTGATGGGGTCCGATGCCCCAACGCTGGGTGTCGGGGACCTGGTCGCTGCACGTAAGGCGCTGGCTGAAGGGGCGGATGTGGCACTGATCCCGGCGCTGGATGGTGGCTATGTGCTGCTGGCCGCCGCGCGGCCCGTCCCCGGGCTGTTCGAGGCCGTCGAATGGGGCAGCGATCGGGTGCTGGAACAGACCCGTGAGCGGGCCCAGGCGCAGGGTCTTGTCTGGGCGGAGCTGGAAGCGCGGGCGGACATCGACCGACCGGAGGACCTGGTGCACTGTCCGCCGGTGCTCCTGCGTGGCATTGGGGCACCTCGAGAGTCCCCGATCCCAGAGCAGTCGCAAGTCGGCCCAGGCTTCGGGTAGGATGCGCGCCATGAAAGCCTTTGTTGCCTGGGTCGACCGTTCCCCACTGTGGTTGTTTGCACTGTTCGTGGCCACCCTGGGGCTGTCGCCCTATGTCCCCGAACCGCACATCGTCGAGAAGATCCGCTGGCTCTTCCAGGGCGAGCTGACCCGTCCGATCGATATCCTCGACCTGATCATGCACGCCATTCCCTGGCTGCTGATGGCCTTCAAGCTCTATCGCATGAGCATTACGTCGAAAGGCGCTTCCTGACTCGGCGTCTCCTTGAGGCTTGTGGGAACTCGACGGTCCCGACTTGGGTCGCTACGGTGCCTGCCACTTTGACGTGACCAAGGAGAGTCCCATGCGTTTTATTGTTGCTGTTACCGCCGGTACTGACGACCCGACCCGTGCCACCCTCGGCATGATCGCCGCGAACGTGGCCAAGCAGCAGGGCCATGACGTGACCGTCTGGCTGCAGGGCGAGGCCGTGAACATCGCCAACCGCAATGTCTACGACAAGATCGTCGGCCACAACATGCCGGCGATGAAGGACATCGTGGATTCGCTGGTCGAGGAAGGCGTCCCGTTCTGGGCCTGCGAAGCCTGCGCCAACGGCCGCGACGTCGGCGAGCACAACTTTCTGCCGAACGCCGAGATGGCCGGCATGGGTCAGTACGTCCAGGCCGTTGCCGAGTTCGACCGCTCCATGAGCTTCTGATCGAGCGGGCAGGTCCGCGGGTGGGGTGTGATCCCCCGCCCGTTTTGCCCGTGTCTCCTGTGTCAGCCCCTCGAACTGGCACATCGCATGCTTGTTTGTTCCGGGAGTGATCCACGGACGACGAGCATGACCCAGACCCCATCCCCGAGTTTTTCCTTCGAAGAGGCCATTGGCGACTTCCTGGTCGCCTCGCGCAAGTGCGAGGTGGTGAGCCTGGAGCGCCTGCTGGAGGCGGTACAGCTGGTCGGGCGCATCCGCGCGCTGGTGCATCAGCTCCAGCGCGAACGCGGTGCCTCCAGCCTCTGGATCGGCTCCGGTGGCCAGCGCTATGCGGACGAACTGGCGCAGTACCGAGCCGAATCCGACACCACCGCACAGGCGTTTCGTGAACACCTTGATGGCTGGCTGGAGCCCGGGGCCTGTGCCCACGCGCGCAGCCGTCTGCTGGGGCGCATGGCGCTGGCGCTGCATGGCCTGTCGGGTCTGCCCAGCCTGCGGGCGGAGGTCAGCGAACGCACGCTCTCGCCGATGGAGGCGATGCGCGGCTTCAGCGAGCTGATCCGGTCGCTGCTGGCAGTGGTGTTCGAGGCCGCTGACTCCGCCACGGACCCGGAGGTCTCGCGGGCCCTGGTGGCCCTGCTGAACTTCATGCAGGGCAAGGAGCTGGCGGGCCAGGAACGCGCGATCGGGGCCGCCGGCTTTGGTCAGGGCGTGTTCGATGGCGAACTGCGCCAGTCCCTGTTGCACCGGATCGATGCCCAGGAACGCTCGTTTCGGATCTTCTCCGAGTTTGCCCCGAAGCCCGCCTGCGCGGCCTGGCAGGAACTGCAGGGCGCGGGCTTCGCGGCGGAGGTCGAGCGGCTGCGCCGTCAGGCCTGTACCCACGGCGATCTCCGGGGCGATCCCCTGCCGGACCCGGCCCGCGCCGAGACCTGGTTTGCCTGCACCACCGCGCGCATCGACGCGATGAAGGAGATCGAGGACCTCTTGGAGATGCACCTGAACGAGTGTTGCTCGGCGCGGATTACGGCGGATCGCGCGGACCTGGGCGCGGTGCGTGATCGCATCGCCCAGCTGGCGGAATCGGAGTTGAGTGACAGCGTTCCGTATGCGGTGTTCTTTGGGGCGCCGGAGGGTCTGGATCATGAGGAGGATGGTGAGACGGTGCTCAACGTCCCCATCGTCGGACACTCGGTAATGGACCTGGTGCAGCGCCAGGCGACCCGGCTGCAGTCGGTGGAAGACGAACTGCATGCGGCACGCCAGGCTCTGGCCGAGCGCAAGACCATCGAGCGCGCCAAGGCGCTTCTGATCCAGCACCGCGGCCTCAGCGAGGACCAGGCCTACAAGCTCCTGCGCCAGACAGCGATGAACCAGAACCGGCGCCTGTCCGAGGTCGCCGAGGCCACAGTCGCGATGTCGGATCTGCTGGGCAAAAGCTTGTAGCAGCCCCCTTGTGCGGTGCACCAATGCGGTTCGCCTGCACCGCCAGCGCGCCCCAGGGTGGTGCCGCTGTCGGCCGAGTTGCGGTTGGCGTTGCCCTCGCGGGGTTCGATTGAGTAACCGAGACCATCCGATTTTCCCGCGCCATGGCGCGATTCTTCCTCACAGGCTCGATTAGTAACGGCTAATTGGCACACCTCCTGCAGGAGTATCGGCAAGACGAGCCAACGGCGGTTCGTCGCCTGACAACAGGGGGACCCGATGACCGGGTCTCCCATGGGACTGGACAAAGGCGTCCATCACCCGGCTGCAAACGCGGCCGGGCTGATGCGACGCCTTTTTTCGTTTTTGGACGTGTTTGCTGACAAGGGGAGTGAGCCCGCAATGACCGATTACACGAATGACACGAAGCAACCCTCCGGCCTGTCGCGCCGGCGTTTCCTGGGCGGTATGGCCGCCGGGATCGGCGCGACCGCTCTGGGTGTGTCCGGGGCCGCGCCCTGGGGCTATGCGAAGGCCGGCAACGGCAAACCGGAGACCACCGAGGCAAAGCTGGGATTTATCGCCCTGACGGATGCCGCACCGCTGTTCGTCGCGCTGGAGAAGGGCTTCTTCGCCGACCACGGTATGCCGGATGTACAGGTGCTGAAGCAGTCCTCCTGGGGCACGGTGCGCGACAACCTGGAACTGGGCTCGCGCCGCGGCGGCATCGACGGTTCCCACATCCTGACGCCAATGCCCTACCTGATCCATCGTCGCGGTACGCCGATGAGCATCCTCGCGCGGCTGAATCTGGCAGGGCAGTGCATCTCGGTGGGGGATGAGTACGCCGACCTGAAGGTCGGCCTGGATACCGGCGAGTTCAAGACCGCGCTGGCGGAAAAGCGCGCCGGGGGCGACGAGGTGCGCGCGGCGATGACCTTCCCCGGCGGGACCCACGACCTGTGGATTCGCTACTGGATGGCGGCCGGCGGGATCGACCCGAACCGTGACATCTCCACCATCGTCGTGCCGCCGGCGCAGATGGTCGCC
It includes:
- a CDS encoding TIGR04282 family arsenosugar biosynthesis glycosyltransferase; translation: MPERRPTDAPRVLVFARVPEPGRTKTRLIPALGAKGAARLHERLLEHALDVARQVAPDHVELWCTPDADHPFLERCAERFGCSLHSQVGDDLGARMRHALEVGPFPALVMGSDAPTLGVGDLVAARKALAEGADVALIPALDGGYVLLAAARPVPGLFEAVEWGSDRVLEQTRERAQAQGLVWAELEARADIDRPEDLVHCPPVLLRGIGAPRESPIPEQSQVGPGFG
- a CDS encoding TIGR04283 family arsenosugar biosynthesis glycosyltransferase; this encodes MSRESPFLSVIIPVLNEAESLPPLLDTLGEILDCEVIVVDGGSTDGTLQQAGQCGVSVLSSAPGRARQMNAGAERARGEALWFLHADTTFPDGAGVAVHALRDAVARDDRAWGRFDVRLSGGRGIFALIAAMMNLRSRLSGIATGDQGIFITRSAFDAVGGWPDQPLMEDIELSRRLKRSVGRPRCLRAWLVTSSRRWERQGAWRTIWLMWRLRLAYWLGANPDGLARLYRGDA
- a CDS encoding nitrate regulatory protein, which encodes MTQTPSPSFSFEEAIGDFLVASRKCEVVSLERLLEAVQLVGRIRALVHQLQRERGASSLWIGSGGQRYADELAQYRAESDTTAQAFREHLDGWLEPGACAHARSRLLGRMALALHGLSGLPSLRAEVSERTLSPMEAMRGFSELIRSLLAVVFEAADSATDPEVSRALVALLNFMQGKELAGQERAIGAAGFGQGVFDGELRQSLLHRIDAQERSFRIFSEFAPKPACAAWQELQGAGFAAEVERLRRQACTHGDLRGDPLPDPARAETWFACTTARIDAMKEIEDLLEMHLNECCSARITADRADLGAVRDRIAQLAESELSDSVPYAVFFGAPEGLDHEEDGETVLNVPIVGHSVMDLVQRQATRLQSVEDELHAARQALAERKTIERAKALLIQHRGLSEDQAYKLLRQTAMNQNRRLSEVAEATVAMSDLLGKSL
- a CDS encoding DsrE family protein, whose product is MRFIVAVTAGTDDPTRATLGMIAANVAKQQGHDVTVWLQGEAVNIANRNVYDKIVGHNMPAMKDIVDSLVEEGVPFWACEACANGRDVGEHNFLPNAEMAGMGQYVQAVAEFDRSMSF